In Strix uralensis isolate ZFMK-TIS-50842 chromosome 7, bStrUra1, whole genome shotgun sequence, the following proteins share a genomic window:
- the UROS gene encoding uroporphyrinogen-III synthase isoform X1 → MKVLLLKDPKDKDSGPDPYIKELGLFGFEATLIPVLSFEFVSLESLFEKLSHPECYGGLVFTSPRALEAIKICLKENSKNEAWSKSLKQRWNTKPAYVVGKATASLVEDIGLIPQGEKSGNAEKLAEYICSREKPDSSALLFPCGALKREVLPTALREKGVPLESLTVYQTTQHTDLQESLSSYFSQQGIPASVVFFSPSGVKFCLQHIQKLSGHFINHIKFAAIGPTTAEAMEAAGIPVSCTAESPTPQALAAGIQNVLHLQNCCLPE, encoded by the exons ATGAAGGTTCTGTTGCTGAAGGATCCCAAAGACAAAGATTCAGGACCAGATCCATATATTAAG GAATTAGGACTATTTGGATTTGAAGCAACTTTGATTCCAGTTTTGTCATTTGAATTTGTCTCTCTTGAAAGCTTATTTGAAAAG CTTTCTCATCCAGAATGTTATGGAGGCCTAGTTTTTACCAGTCCAAGAGCTTTAGAAGCCATCAAGATATGTTTGAAAGAGAATAGTAAAAATGAAG CCTGGTCAAAATCTCTTAAACAAAGATGGAATACCAAACCAGCGTACGTGGTTGGAAAAGCTACAGCTTCTCTAG TGGAAGACATTGGTCTTATTCCACAAGGAGAAAAGTCTGGAAATGCTGAGAAATTAGCTGAATATATTTGCTCAA GAGAGAAACCTGATTCCTCagctcttctttttccttgtggAGCCCTGAAAAGGGAAGTACTTCCTACAGCACTTAGAGAAAAAG GTGTACCTCTGGAAAGCCTTACTGTTTATCAAACAACCCAACACACTGACCTGCAAGAATCTTTGAGCAGTTATTTCTCACAGCAG GGAATTCCAGCAAGTGTCGTATTCTTCAGTCCATCTGGTGTCAAATTTTGCCTCCAGCACATTCAGAAGCTTTCAGGGCATTTTATCAACCATATCAAG TTTGCTGCTATTGGGCCAACAACGGCGGAAGCGATGGAAGCAGCAGGAATCCCAGTGAGCTGTACTGCAGAGAGTCCAACTCCCCAGGCCCTCGCCGCTGGGATCCAAAACGTGCTTCATCTACAGAACTGCTGTTTGCCTGAGTAA
- the UROS gene encoding uroporphyrinogen-III synthase isoform X2, which translates to MKVLLLKDPKDKDSGPDPYIKELGLFGFEATLIPVLSFEFVSLESLFEKLSHPECYGGLVFTSPRALEAIKICLKENSKNEAWSKSLKQRWNTKPAYVVGKATASLVEDIGLIPQGEKSGNAEKLAEYICSREKPDSSALLFPCGALKREVLPTALREKGVPLESLTVYQTTQHTDLQESLSSYFSQQVLDADVI; encoded by the exons ATGAAGGTTCTGTTGCTGAAGGATCCCAAAGACAAAGATTCAGGACCAGATCCATATATTAAG GAATTAGGACTATTTGGATTTGAAGCAACTTTGATTCCAGTTTTGTCATTTGAATTTGTCTCTCTTGAAAGCTTATTTGAAAAG CTTTCTCATCCAGAATGTTATGGAGGCCTAGTTTTTACCAGTCCAAGAGCTTTAGAAGCCATCAAGATATGTTTGAAAGAGAATAGTAAAAATGAAG CCTGGTCAAAATCTCTTAAACAAAGATGGAATACCAAACCAGCGTACGTGGTTGGAAAAGCTACAGCTTCTCTAG TGGAAGACATTGGTCTTATTCCACAAGGAGAAAAGTCTGGAAATGCTGAGAAATTAGCTGAATATATTTGCTCAA GAGAGAAACCTGATTCCTCagctcttctttttccttgtggAGCCCTGAAAAGGGAAGTACTTCCTACAGCACTTAGAGAAAAAG GTGTACCTCTGGAAAGCCTTACTGTTTATCAAACAACCCAACACACTGACCTGCAAGAATCTTTGAGCAGTTATTTCTCACAGCAGGTATTGGATGCTGATGTAATTTGA